From the Vicinamibacteria bacterium genome, one window contains:
- a CDS encoding ABC transporter ATP-binding protein, translating to MRAEPAVVAQDVTKIYRRFIHRNQFKTLKSALLTGSLLSDLTPDQTFTALSGVSFEVPPGATFGVIGENGSGKSTLLKLMAGITKPTRGTISVRGRVSALIELGAGFHPEISGRENVAINGIMLGLTRREVEERFDDIVAFAELEEFIDAPVKTYSSGMYMRLGFAVAIHVDPDVLLIDEVLAVGDEAFTRKCLDKIGEFRRRGKTILLVTHSLGLVEKMCDDVLWLRHGKVADRGDPKRVVDAYLTYVAGGEEALLAGGQGAPPPSPEPPAPSLAAGEPVSTPRYQQGRWGGREVEITSVRLKDARGRERHVYVPGESLTVVLSVRAAAPVQDFVFGLGLFTADGVSVYGTNTQLEDYEPKNLVGEAEVSLVLEDLRLTEGTYLVDVAAHRRDGTPYDYHRGLYSFRVKSRVKDVGVYRPHHRWVFSGGAALTPSAPRPELELREDEPPGGGRDGVF from the coding sequence CGAGCCGGCGGTAGTGGCGCAGGACGTCACGAAAATCTACCGCCGCTTCATTCACCGCAACCAGTTCAAGACCCTGAAGAGCGCGCTGCTCACCGGGAGCCTCCTCTCCGATCTCACCCCGGACCAGACGTTCACCGCCCTCTCCGGCGTCTCCTTCGAGGTCCCTCCGGGGGCCACCTTCGGGGTGATCGGAGAGAACGGCTCCGGCAAGTCCACCCTCCTGAAGCTCATGGCCGGGATCACCAAGCCCACCCGGGGCACCATCTCCGTTCGCGGGCGCGTGTCCGCCCTCATCGAGCTGGGGGCGGGCTTCCACCCCGAGATCAGCGGGCGGGAGAACGTGGCCATCAACGGCATCATGCTCGGCCTCACCCGGCGGGAGGTGGAGGAGCGTTTCGACGACATCGTGGCCTTCGCCGAGCTCGAGGAGTTCATCGACGCCCCCGTCAAGACCTACTCCTCGGGCATGTACATGCGTCTGGGCTTCGCGGTGGCGATCCACGTGGACCCCGATGTGCTGCTCATCGACGAGGTCCTGGCGGTGGGGGATGAAGCGTTCACCCGCAAGTGCCTGGACAAGATCGGGGAGTTCCGCCGGCGGGGCAAGACCATCCTTCTCGTCACCCACAGCCTGGGCTTGGTGGAGAAGATGTGCGACGACGTGCTCTGGCTCCGCCACGGAAAGGTGGCCGACCGCGGTGACCCCAAGCGGGTGGTGGATGCCTATCTCACCTACGTGGCAGGGGGGGAGGAGGCACTCCTGGCCGGCGGCCAGGGGGCCCCACCCCCCTCCCCGGAGCCTCCCGCCCCCTCTCTGGCCGCGGGCGAGCCGGTGTCCACCCCGCGCTATCAGCAAGGCCGCTGGGGGGGCCGGGAGGTCGAGATCACGAGCGTCCGCCTCAAGGACGCCCGCGGCCGAGAGCGCCACGTGTACGTGCCGGGGGAGAGCCTCACCGTCGTGCTCAGTGTGCGGGCGGCTGCCCCCGTCCAGGACTTCGTCTTCGGCCTCGGTCTCTTCACCGCCGACGGCGTGTCCGTCTACGGCACCAACACCCAGCTCGAGGACTACGAACCGAAAAACCTCGTGGGCGAGGCCGAGGTCTCGCTCGTCCTCGAGGACCTGCGCCTCACCGAAGGAACCTATCTGGTCGACGTGGCCGCCCACCGGCGCGACGGCACCCCCTACGACTACCACCGGGGCCTCTACTCCTTCCGGGTGAAGAGCCGGGTCAAGGACGTGGGGGTCTACCGCCCCCACCACCGCTGGGTCTTTTCGGGGGGAGCCGCGCTCACGCCCTCCGCCCCCCGCCCGGAACTGGAGCTCCGCGAGGACGAGCCCCCGGGCGGGGGAAGGGACGGGGTATTCTGA
- a CDS encoding adenylyltransferase/cytidyltransferase family protein yields the protein MGENSLAELLDERRAWKAAGRTVVLTNGCFDLLHPGHLALLEGARAEGDVLVVAINSDRSLREIKGPGRPLTPAAERAEILLALEPVDRVVVYDEPTPAAVIRALLPDVLVKGADWDLTDIVGRDVVEAAGGRVVRIQLRSGYSTTALVEHIQNPRP from the coding sequence ATGGGCGAGAACTCCCTGGCCGAGCTTTTGGACGAGCGCCGGGCCTGGAAGGCGGCGGGGCGGACGGTAGTCCTCACCAACGGCTGCTTCGACCTTCTCCACCCCGGGCACCTTGCTCTCTTGGAAGGGGCGCGGGCGGAGGGGGATGTCCTCGTGGTCGCGATCAACTCCGACCGCTCCCTGCGTGAGATCAAGGGTCCGGGGCGACCCCTGACTCCCGCCGCCGAGCGCGCGGAGATCCTGCTCGCCCTGGAGCCCGTGGACCGGGTGGTGGTCTACGACGAGCCCACCCCGGCGGCGGTCATTCGCGCCCTTCTCCCGGACGTGCTCGTGAAGGGAGCGGACTGGGATCTCACGGACATCGTGGGCCGGGACGTGGTGGAAGCCGCGGGGGGGCGGGTGGTCCGGATCCAGCTGCGGTCGGGCTACTCCACAACCGCGCTCGTCGAGCACATCCAGAACCCGAGACCGTGA